The Aspergillus nidulans FGSC A4 chromosome VIII genome contains the following window.
CAGACGCGATTAACTGCCCAATCTGCTGCCGGGCCTCGTCTGTGCGAGACTATGAGTTCCGAGTTCAGGCACTTAAGGGTTGTGGAGCCATCTTAGTAATTCCCTGTCAGCCGGGTATGTGGCCGATCTGCCTTATAGGGAGAACTCGGCCACCGGCGATAAGAGCGTGCGGATTCGTACTTAATTCGTACTCGATACGCTGTGTACGAGAGGGTACGAGAGACGGAGAGGACGGAGAACGGGAGAAAAAATCGAGGAAAACTTTGATGTGGCTGGGCCAAGGTGTCAAAGGGCAGCCCAATCGGCGAGACAAGGGTTGGGAAGAAGTCAGTAACCTGAAGAAGGATCTTCATGCATTGGAGTTGACACTCAAGATCTTCGCTGtaaaaaatagaaaatcAATTAGAATTAAAAAAGGATTAAAAATAAACGGATTATTGAATAGGCTCTAGCGCGGGGCTAGTACGTTACCAATAATACCACTAGCGTAACGGGGGGCTCCTCTCACAGCACCCCATGAGCTTCACTAAAGTCACTAATGGTCAGTGATATCATCCATTCGCGGGCTATATTATGCCTGTCTCCCAATGTTCCCCCCAGACTGAACAGACTCCCAATTCAGACACAAAATCATCACAGTTCAAACATCACTTGACACGCAAACCACACTATAGGTTAGTGACTCATTATTCAACTATGACACCCGATCCCCACTGCTGCCATATCGGCCATACGGAGACCTGCTCATCACCGTGACAAAGTCCAGCATCATTTGAAGCTAACCTAATCACTATGCTAGACCCAAACATCTGGTCCCTCGACTCGATTTAAAACCAGCATCTGCCTCTGCCCCGGCCAGCGGTTTCATCATCACTGCCAGACCTTTCCAGAACCATCCTTTCTCAGCACCCGAGCCACAGAATCGATCCCTCAGATTCTTGGAAACAAACTCCTGTTCTTTGGCGGTGGCCTTGTGAGCCGACCTATTACTACGCACCTCCACGACCCCTAGTGGCAAATCAACCTCCACTACATTATGTACATGCACCCATCAGTACGTAAAGGTGCCATCACATCAGATCAAACTTCGACActttcctccttcaactATCCCGACTCCGTTTTCATCCAAGACGATCAATTTCTTCCCGACTACACTCAGGATCTTCCTTTCCAATACCTTAGTCAAGATCTGGGCCGACTGCAGTCGCCCTTCCAGTACCACCAGCACCTGAACGTCGTCTCCCCACCGTCGTCCGTGCCCTCGTCTCCCACCTCGTCGCCAGCGTCGTCGGTGTCGCACTTTCCCGCCGCGACGGCAGCTTCTGCCGATTACTCTGCCGTCTTTGACGGCTCATCCAGCTTCGAGGCTCCTTCGATGACCCCCGCTTCCTCCTACAATCCTGAGATCCATATCCAGCACTCCAActctccgcagcagcaatcgtACCTTCCTCAATATAACCAGCAGTTCGTCTTTGGCAACTCACCAATGTTGGCGCAACAGCAGTTCATTCCCAACAACCACGGCTGGGAGAACAACCTGCAAATATCCAACTCGCACAACATCCCGCGCATGTCGCAACAATTCAACGGCCACCAGCAGACTCCCAATGCCTCAGGGAGGTCACCGGTGAACCAACGCGCTGCTTACAACAGTGCTCCTCCTACAAAACCTCTGCCTACACCAGTGCACACACCGGTGCAGCAGTCGTTCCTTACACCTCAATTTCAGAAGAACGAGCTGGTGCATGATGGCAACTACTCGTTTATTCCAGatcaccagcaccagcagcaacagcaacagctaAGCGACCATTCCCACGCACCTTCCGTTTCCACTGTGAGCCACAACTCTCCAGTCACCCCTCAAAACCAGCTTGAAGAGGTCGAAGACTCCAAAGTCGTTCCCAATGGTGAGAACCAACATTCCGATGACCGATGGCTGGATGATTACTTACGTTTCGATGCGCTTCCAGACTACAGTGGCTCCAACGGATTGCCTTTGGGAATCCCCAAACTCAACCGAACGATCACCGATGCTTATCAagacgagctcttcaatcCGACCATGATGCACACACCACAGCTCTCTAAGCAAGccaaccagaaccagcagaACTTGCTGGCCCCCTCCTACAACAATATCGTTGCGAACCGGTTACAGGCTGCCAACCAGGGCCATCTCTGTGCACGCGTACAGTCTCCCGTGGGCTCAATAGCCCGGGAACGTTCTCCGTTCAGACAAAATTCTCCCATGGCTGCCGAGTACGAACAGCAGGCTATGACTAGCGCGCCTACCAGCCAACCTGGAATGGCAATGCAGCATCAGCCCCAGACTGAGCCAAAGACAATTTCCCCAAAGGACGCAGTGCTCAACGATTTCAATGAGGGTAACGATCATGGGCTACCGCTTTACCAGACCGACTTCAACCTAGGTGACAATCTTGGACTTCGTCAGGAAAGCTTTCAGCCGGCTCCGAATTTCCCTTCCATGGAATCATTCCCTGCTCAGTTCAACCAGTCCCAGTTCACCTTCAACCAGCCACAGCCTCAGTCGCAACCTTCCAGTCGACGACCatcccagcaacagcaacagcaacagaactTCCTGCATCACACTCCTGAGTTTCCTGCGTCAATCCCTCGATTCGAGTCTACGAACAGTGAAGCTTACTCGAATGGTCTAACGTCGCCTACTCTGTCGAAGACGGCTGGCCCAGTGCAGCGACCTGCGAACACATCGTCAAATGGTGGCACCTACACCTGCACGTACCATGGCTGTACGCAGCGTTTTGAGACACCATCTGATTTACAAAAACACAAACGCGAGGCGCATCGTCAAACCACACCGGGGGGTCACCTGGCACCGCGTGACGGGACATCACGCAACTCGCAAGCTGGTCCCCACAAATGCACCCGTCCGAATCCTTCGACAGGAAAGCCTTGCAATTCTATCTTCTCTCGGCCTTACGATCTTACACGGCACGAAGATACGATCCACAATGCCCGCAAACAGAAAGTCCGCTGTCATCTGTGCACCGAGGAAAAGACCTTTTCGCGCAATGACGCTCTGACACGGCACATGCGGGTGGTACATCCCGAAGTGGAATGGCCCGGCAAACAGAAGCGCAGGACGAGGGAGTAGAGAGTTATCCAATTTCTCAGGGGATGCAGTATTGCTCTGCTAGAGCCTTCCCTAACCCCGCGAACTTAGCGAATGGGATCAACTGCCTCACGAGTTCGTGAGAGCACCGAATGACTCGACATGCGATGAGCCAGCCTCTGATGTCATAGGCGTCGCTcaaaggggaagaagggggTACGCACTGCTGACAAATCCCGATCGTCATCAGACTTTCCATTTTGGCGGGTGCATTAGGACCCATGACGTCACCTATAACACAACTTACGTCCCAACTTTCAGTTTACCTCCTTGTTGATGCTCGATGACgcatttctttctccttctctcaTCTTCGATTTCCTTTATGGTTACTACTTTTGTATTGATTCAGCAAGCCAGCCTTGTTCCTTTTTCTCGATTGAGCTATAGATTGCGTGTGTTTTGTGCATGGGTGGAAGCATGGATAAAAAGACCGTCTGTTATTGTTCTGTTTTCTATACACAGGTGTGATGATTGTTTCTATTGCATGCTGTGCTATGACTTTCTCACTGTATTATATTGACAATTACTGTACGACGTTATGATGTCCAGCACGATGGGGGTTTGTGTTCAGATTTGGTGCTTATACAGCATTGGCTTCTTTGACTTCGCGGGCGACTGAAAATAGCTGAGACTTATCTGTATAATATGTACATTAACCAACGAAAGATCAACTGTATCTAATAGTGACTGAACTGTGTTCTCTACCTCTATGAATATCTGGTATCTGTGCAATGATGTATCAAGAAAAGATCAGATCGCAGTGATGGCCCATTAAAGCGTCATTATGTGACTTTAGACTCTCAGCCACTACCTCTCCCAACCAATCTGCGGAGAATTCAACAGAAGCATGAATCATAACTTCGTAAACCAAAGTACGCATTTCATCAATGTCCCGGGGAAGCCTGAGACGAACCGTTTCGGCGCCGATCAAACGTCAGATATACCCCATCATGTTAACTCCATATTCACAGGGAACCCTTCAACCACGAATTGCAGTGGATTATAAGACATGAAACTCGCTTTTTGACGCATTCCACTGGTTGGTAGAAGGGCTGGTGGGGCAGTTGGCTTGGAgttggctgcagcagcgtGCACTACGCGTACACAGTGAGGTGGGGGAGTATGGAGTACAGGTGCAGAGTACATACTGTGTATATGGTAGATAAGGTAAGGATCGGGCAGGCCCAGGGATCCGGTGCTGGATACGTATTCGGACCCACATGTACTGTGCGAACTGTGCAGAGAACCgaaaggggaaagggcacCATATTCTGATAAATTCGATCTGTGGATGTGGCTGTGCTGAATATGTACAGCAGAGAGCATATACGCAGGTTTGGACAGCACTCTGTACGGAATAGGCACATATTTGGGACTAAGGAGTAAGGGTGTTGTGAGGAGTAAGCGGCAAGGACCAGCCTTGAATATGACCTCCGATTCCATAGGTTTGACTATCTGTTTTTTTGTAGAAAAGTGAGCTTTAGTCGTGGTCCATAGTATTGACGCCCCGCCGCAAATTCGCACTTCACGGGCAGCTGGTATGACCTAAGAAAGTAGTAACTCATGATTACCCAGTACGGCTCCGAGAAGTAAGGAAAtatggacgaggatgagtACGCATGTCATGAAACACACAAGAGGACGCCTCTATATCTTATGAGTATTGTCAACAGAAACGACGCGCTTTTatgaatatgaagaaaaTAAAGCAGAAATACGCGCGGGTTTTTTCGGTTCTACTACTCTATTCAGACTCCAAAACCGCAGCCTAGAAGGGGTGATGTTAGCACTGGTTATTCTTTAGTTAAATGAGGGGGGAGCTACATGCCCTGGCACTCTCATATAGCGGCGAGATCCCAGTCCAGTATTTAAACTACGTTCAGTTAGCTCGCATGCAATGAGTATGATTGAAGCAAGGAAACAAACCTGATACCACCCTTGACCAACTAGCACCTCCAAACCAGGAATAGTCTTCCAGCCTGAATCAGACGCCAGCCTCATCAGTGCGGTCACCTGAGGCTTGTACGCCATCTCAAGCAGGATACGCGGCGCATGCTCAATGGCCTTCACAGCTTCAGCGTCTGCCTCCTGCGCGCGCTCGAACATGTGGCACAGTGTCTCACGCATAGTCGGGTCAATTGGTTGATCGGCGGGGATTGTACCAATCGCGACGTGCGGAACGGACTCGAAGCTTGAAGGGCTCTCAACGATGCGGATGTTGTAGCTGCTGGGGAAAGTAGAGACCATGTTTTCCAGCTTAGACGGGGTGCGGCCAACGATGTAGATGGGAGAGTAGCCCATGTTGTGCAGGGCGTAGATGGCTGCACGGGccgtgccgccgccgccgacgacgagGGCAGACTGCTCTTGATCCTTTCTCTTGGGTCCGTAGACACCCGCTTTGCGGAGGGACAGAATCATTCCCTGCCAGTCGGTGTTGCGGCCGACTAGGCGTGATGGAGTGTTCTTGCCAGTCGACACGGGAATGATTGTGTTAACAGCACCGATGATCTCGGCTTCCGCGGCAACTTCGTCGAGAAGGGGCATGATGTCGAGCTTGAGCGGAATTGTTACGGAAGCGCCGCCGAAGTCAGGAGAGCGGATGAACTCCTGCACATCTTGGGCGTTCGTAGTCTCCAGGCGGGTGTAGTTATGGGGGAGGCCGACCTGGGCAAATAGGGTGTTGTGGAGAGCTGGGGAGCGGGATTGGGATATGGGACTGCCGAAGATGGCGAActtcttgggcttgattTCACCCATGAGAGACAGGCCCTTGCGGATCTCGGTTGCGGAGAGTTGGCCGGGAGCTGCCTTGAATGGCAAGCTAGGGTGAGACACGGGTGTCATGAAGCCGTTGAGGATGCGGCTCAGCTGCCCCTGGTCACCCATGTTTATGGCGATGAGAGGGACATCGTgagcttcagcagcccaGTTCTTGAACTTCCGCAGGGCTGTGTTGTCGTCGATGTTTCGTGCAACACCCACAAGTTTGATAATGTCACCATATTCAAGCGCTTTATTGTAGAACTTGATCCAGGACATGTTGGCCCAAGAAAGCTCGCCCTTGGGGTCGTGGTGCGACGCAATGATCTTAGAGAAGCCCTTCATCTCTGTAACGGCCCGCAGCATGTCTTCAGGGAAAGCGATCTCGAGATCGACAAATTCACACCCGGACCTGAATGCAAGACGGTACAGCTCCAACGCAGCGTCGTGGGCGTTATCGGGGAAACGACCGCCCTGGCTCTGGGTACGGATGGTGAAGATGATAGGGAGTGTGACACGACTTCGCAGAAAAGAGAGCTGCTCTACGACATAGTCAACAGACGGAATGTCGTTGTTCGAGGCGGGATCCTTAAGAAGATCGACCCGTAGCTCCACAGCGTCAGATCCGACACACACTTCCTCGAGGATGTCGCCTGCTTCACGCAGATCCGGTAGAGTCAGCGACGCAAAGAAAGAgtgctctttctccttgataATACTGAGGCTGTCAATCTGCCCGGTAGCTACCTGCAGGAACCGGTTAAAGTCCTCGGACGCGCGAGCCAGCCCACTGGGAGAAGCATCTCGGCTGTAATATTGAATATTACTGCATTCCTGGAACCATGGCTTCCGTCGAAGCCACACGCCCATCATATCCTCGACGTAAGCAGGACGGGTCTTGTCGATTGACAAAAAGTCCataatcttcttgatgtcaCGCATGAGGAGCAGAACGTTGCCCTTGGTCTTATGGTAGTCAGTCAGCAATTTCCGAGCTTCAGGCATCTCAACTACACCGCCACCACAAGCAAAAACGTATCCTCTCGAGCGTTCCTTCAAGGTACGTTTCAGGATTTCCAGCTCCGCATTTCTAAAGCCTTGCCAACCGCGGGTCTTGATGATGTCCGGAATAGTCATGCCCTCAACAGTCTCAAGCTCTGTATCCAAATCAACGAATGGCCGGTTGAGAGCCTTAGAAACCCAGTTGCCAGCTGTCGACTTTCCAGCACCACGCATGCCAATAATGTAAATTGAAGCGTTAGCCCGATCGGGCCCGCTGGCAGCCACAGGCTCTTCTTCTAATTCCTTGCCCTCAAGCTTCACCTTGAATAGCTGACGGAGGGTATCCCACCAGCCGGGCCATGTCTTCCCAACACATTCCTTTTCGAGAATAAGTGTCGGCTGGGGTGTCACGAGAGAGAGTACACTAAAGCTGAATGCAACTCGGTGATCATCATAGCAGAAAACACCGCCAACGGGCTGGCGCAGGTTTGAGCGGTCAATACCGTCAATCTCGAGACCGTCGTCGTGCTCGCGGCAGATAACACCAAACTTGGCAAGCTCATCCTTCATGGCCTTAATGCGGTTGCATTCTTTGACACGCTGGTTGGCAATACCGTAGATACGGGTGGTGTGGTTTGACTCTTTTCCACGGGCGATGGCTGCCAGTACGGAAGCACCGAGGAACGCATCGGTCATTGGTTCCATATCCACGTTTGGAAGTGGCCGTAAGATGCCGTCCGACGGTCCAGTAACAGTAGTAGAAGTTTCAGTCTGCTCCACAGTACACCCCATAGGCCTCAAAACCTCGACAGCGAAACGAGCATCTCCTTGCAGCGAAGCCGAGCCAATGTTGGGAACGGTGCAGGTAGTGCCAGTGACGGCTGCAACGGCGAGTGGGTAAGTGGCAGAGCTGGCGTCACTTTCGATAACGTATTCCGCAGGGTTCACGTAACGGCCCTGGGGAATGTGGTAGGTGTGCTCTTCGGTTGTCGACTTTTGTACATCAATGCCAAACGAACGCATCATTGCCGTTGTCATATCAATGTACGGTTGGGAGATAGGCTTCCCGCCGACCAACCTCAGAGTGACAGGTTCCTTGGCGTAAGGAGCACACATGAGCAGTGAAGAGACGTACTGCGACGACACTTTGGCGGCCAGGTTGATGTTCCCTCCGGCAAATCCGCCCGAAGCAGCGATCTTGAGAGGCAAACTGCCCGTCCTTTCGACGTATTCAATGGAAGCACCGTTGGCGGTCAATGCATCCACCAAGTCCCCAATAGGACGTTGCTTCATGCGGTTATTACCAGTAAGGACGCTGGAATCAACAGTGCTTGAGTTGGCAAGGGTAGCGACGGTTGTGAGGAATCGGGAAGCTGTACCAGCGTTTCCAAGGTAcaatggcgaggaagatgctTGTAGATTTCCCCCTTTCCCGTTCACCACCAGAACttcaccttcctcttcccagGAAAAGGTCGCAGCACCAAGCCTTTCCAGGGCATTTAGCATCACTTCTGTATCATCGGAGTGCAGCAGGTTTTTGATGCGGCAAGTACCTGAGCCGAGGGCGGCCAAGACCAAGGCCCGGTTCGAAATACTTTTGGATCCAGGAGGTGCACAGATGACATTCGAGGACTGTGCAACACCTGGGTGTACCTCAATGCTGGGAGCAAGGAC
Protein-coding sequences here:
- a CDS encoding stress-regulated transcription factor RPN4 (transcript_id=CADANIAT00001960) yields the protein MYMHPSVRKGAITSDQTSTLSSFNYPDSVFIQDDQFLPDYTQDLPFQYLSQDLGRLQSPFQYHQHLNVVSPPSSVPSSPTSSPASSVSHFPAATAASADYSAVFDGSSSFEAPSMTPASSYNPEIHIQHSNSPQQQSYLPQYNQQFVFGNSPMLAQQQFIPNNHGWENNLQISNSHNIPRMSQQFNGHQQTPNASGRSPVNQRAAYNSAPPTKPLPTPVHTPVQQSFLTPQFQKNELVHDGNYSFIPDHQHQQQQQQLSDHSHAPSVSTVSHNSPVTPQNQLEEVEDSKVVPNGENQHSDDRWLDDYLRFDALPDYSGSNGLPLGIPKLNRTITDAYQDELFNPTMMHTPQLSKQANQNQQNLLAPSYNNIVANRLQAANQGHLCARVQSPVGSIARERSPFRQNSPMAAEYEQQAMTSAPTSQPGMAMQHQPQTEPKTISPKDAVLNDFNEGNDHGLPLYQTDFNLGDNLGLRQESFQPAPNFPSMESFPAQFNQSQFTFNQPQPQSQPSSRRPSQQQQQQQNFLHHTPEFPASIPRFESTNSEAYSNGLTSPTLSKTAGPVQRPANTSSNGGTYTCTYHGCTQRFETPSDLQKHKREAHRQTTPGGHLAPRDGTSRNSQAGPHKCTRPNPSTGKPCNSIFSRPYDLTRHEDTIHNARKQKVRCHLCTEEKTFSRNDALTRHMRVVHPEVEWPGKQKRRTRE